The Papaver somniferum cultivar HN1 chromosome 6, ASM357369v1, whole genome shotgun sequence genome segment TTTTCTTCTATGATTAGATCAAAAACTGAGACCAATGTTGATAATTCATTAGTCTACTGGGATAGTAACAATCACCTGAATTGGAGCAAGCGCATTGCAAAATTAGTTTTATGCTCCTGGAGTAAGTTTTGGAGGTGAAGTCTTGGAGTTCGCTTTATTTTGACACATTCACATGCCCCCTCAGGTTTCTCATCCTTAGTCCAATTTAGCAACTCTGTTACATTCAGATAccaacaaaatcaaaaccaaataaatcaaagtTCAGAATTTTCGAAAAACTAACCCGAAAAaagaatccaagtgaagaaaTAATTATTTGAACAACTTAATTCGAACCATCACTATTTCATGAAAACTCACATAAGTCACGATACCcaccaaaaaaaatacaaatcatCCTAATCAATTCAATCATGTTGAACTTCAAAGCTAGACAACATAAAGGAGAATAATTATCTCTCAATTGATTCCTTTGCAATTGCAAATTTTAATATTAGAACAGGAAAGAGGGGACTTGATTTGGTTTACTAAATTCAGAAATTTTATACACAATGAACATCACTAATTCATAAAAACTCACAACACCAAACAAACAAAACCCGTTCATTCTAATTTATTCAATGAACTTAAAATTCAAAGCAAAACAACATAAAAGGGTGAATAATTATCTCCTTTGTTTGCTAGGGTTTGAGCCCCAttttcttcaaagaaaagaatttGCCCATCAAAGAAATGAGATTACGGTTTTATTATTCTTACCATGGATGCTGCGCCGGCTTGGAGAAGATAGAAGAATACATCTTCTTTCTGGTTTGCTTAATCTAACATTGTATTTGGGTTCGGAATACTGAAAATTCAAAACCATCATCTTCATTTAAGGTAGAGATAATGAGATTGTATTTCATGGGATCAACCACAGCCGTTGATTTATGTATTGTGAGAACAAATCTTAACCATCACTTACATAAGCTAAGTTGTCCAAACTGTACTATGTATTTTTATACTTCTGGGACAAACCTTTATATGAGGCACTACGAAGATTGTGCACATCTGAATCCGTGCACCCACACAAAAATGTAGCAAAGACATTACACAAAAGTCATGTAAATGAACAAATTATTATATTCactccgtacctattatataggcgaaATATTGTATTTTCCTTGTATCATTAGATAGACGGAGTGATAATTTTAAGATAGATTTTAATCATTTTA includes the following:
- the LOC113287651 gene encoding uncharacterized protein LOC113287651, translated to MKMMVLNFQYSEPKYNVRLSKPERRCILLSSPSRRSIHELLNWTKDEKPEGACECVKIKRTPRLHLQNLLQEHKTNFAMRLLQFSIHCDSYKDFHIGLLLIINNQHFAWLQERQGESIETASRKTIWRNESSFKKKITCLLIPTRE